A section of the Candidatus Thioglobus autotrophicus genome encodes:
- the hisI gene encoding phosphoribosyl-AMP cyclohydrolase, which produces MDALEQVKFDDQGLIPAIAQDYQTGEILMFAWMNQEALSLTIERQQAVYYSRSRQQLWFKGEESGHTQVIKEIYSDCDRDVILLKIEQIGGIACHTGRASCFFQKLDENNWRTMTKVIKDPKDIYG; this is translated from the coding sequence ATGGATGCATTAGAGCAAGTAAAATTTGACGATCAAGGGTTAATACCTGCCATTGCCCAAGATTACCAAACAGGTGAAATTCTAATGTTTGCCTGGATGAATCAAGAGGCGCTATCATTGACCATTGAAAGGCAACAAGCTGTGTATTACTCCCGATCTCGCCAACAGCTCTGGTTCAAGGGCGAAGAGTCTGGACATACGCAAGTAATTAAAGAGATTTACAGTGACTGTGACCGTGATGTTATCCTGCTTAAAATTGAGCAAATTGGCGGCATTGCGTGCCATACAGGCAGAGCCTCTTGCTTTTTTCAGAAATTAGATGAAAACAACTGGCGTACAATGACTAAGGTTATCAAAGACCCAAAGGATATATATGGATGA
- a CDS encoding thermonuclease family protein, whose protein sequence is MKLFVFALFLSLNASSNISSFSLDSDKSLYIVDGDSVSLQMRIAGIDTPEIKQKCRKHVNQIIDCGRLSKRYLQKLLKSIPGKITLEPIGIDHYQRVLVHVYKGDANIGKLMVESGMAFSYKDTYRQEEVLAKAEKLGFWGFYTPPIKPYKWRKMNRR, encoded by the coding sequence ATGAAATTATTTGTTTTTGCCTTGTTTCTCTCTTTAAATGCTTCGTCAAATATAAGTAGCTTCTCACTTGATAGCGATAAGTCCTTATATATTGTCGATGGCGATAGTGTGAGTTTGCAAATGCGAATTGCTGGTATTGATACCCCAGAAATAAAGCAAAAGTGTCGCAAGCACGTCAATCAAATCATTGATTGTGGACGCTTATCCAAGCGCTATTTACAGAAATTACTAAAAAGTATTCCGGGAAAGATTACCCTAGAACCTATTGGCATCGACCATTATCAACGGGTTTTGGTGCATGTTTATAAAGGTGACGCCAACATTGGCAAACTTATGGTTGAATCGGGCATGGCATTTTCTTACAAAGATACTTATCGCCAGGAAGAAGTGTTAGCTAAGGCAGAAAAACTCGGATTTTGGGGGTTTTACACCCCACCAATCAAGCCGTATAAATGGCGAAAAATGAATCGTCGTTAA
- the gorA gene encoding glutathione-disulfide reductase encodes MTNNTQTKHYDIIAIGAGSGGLSAVERASEYGKKCAVIEVKTIGGTCVNVGCVPKKVMWFAANTATQINSAKGFGFDVELKNFSWKTLKEGRDNYIKGITTWYDGYLEDLGIDYIHGFGKLVDQNTISVNGRLYSADTIVLSPGGEPTVPHIEGAEYGITSDGFFELEALPKKVAVIGGGYIGVELAGVLNALGSTVEIFGRSDKLLRGFDPMIQDALDKDYTNHGIELHHGTQIDKISKDKTIYTNKGEFSGFDVIIWAVGRNPMTQHLGLENAGVNANQRGFIPTDKFQTTNIKHIFALGDATGRAPLTPVAIAAGRRLSDRLYNNMTDRHLDYDNIATVVFSHPPIGTIGLTEEEANDKFDQVKVYKSEFTPMADALLDHKTTTALKLVCAGNDEKVVGCHIMGHGADEMLQGFAVAIKMGATKKQFDDTVAIHPSSAEELVTMR; translated from the coding sequence ATGACAAATAATACACAGACAAAACATTATGACATAATTGCAATTGGCGCTGGATCTGGCGGCTTGTCAGCGGTAGAAAGAGCTTCGGAATACGGAAAAAAATGCGCAGTTATCGAAGTTAAAACCATTGGTGGCACTTGTGTTAATGTGGGCTGTGTCCCTAAAAAAGTCATGTGGTTTGCTGCCAATACTGCCACACAAATTAACAGTGCCAAAGGTTTTGGTTTTGACGTGGAATTGAAAAACTTCTCTTGGAAAACGCTAAAAGAAGGTCGAGATAACTATATTAAAGGTATTACCACTTGGTACGATGGCTACCTAGAGGATCTAGGTATTGATTATATTCATGGCTTTGGTAAATTAGTCGATCAAAACACCATTAGTGTTAATGGCAGACTATACAGTGCTGACACCATTGTTCTTTCACCAGGTGGCGAACCTACTGTGCCACATATTGAAGGTGCAGAATACGGTATTACTTCAGATGGATTTTTTGAACTGGAAGCCTTGCCTAAAAAAGTAGCAGTAATTGGTGGCGGATATATTGGCGTCGAGTTAGCAGGTGTACTCAATGCACTTGGATCAACTGTGGAAATTTTTGGTAGATCTGACAAGCTACTACGTGGATTTGATCCAATGATTCAAGATGCCTTAGACAAAGACTATACAAATCATGGCATTGAACTACATCACGGTACACAGATTGATAAAATCTCAAAAGATAAAACCATCTACACTAACAAAGGAGAGTTTTCCGGCTTTGACGTGATTATTTGGGCAGTGGGCCGCAATCCAATGACTCAGCATTTAGGACTAGAAAATGCAGGTGTTAACGCGAATCAACGTGGCTTTATTCCAACAGACAAGTTCCAGACAACCAACATTAAACATATCTTTGCGCTTGGTGATGCAACAGGTCGAGCGCCACTCACGCCTGTGGCCATTGCCGCTGGCAGAAGGTTATCTGATCGACTATATAACAACATGACAGATCGTCATCTTGATTATGACAATATTGCCACCGTGGTATTTTCTCATCCGCCAATTGGCACCATTGGCCTTACCGAAGAGGAGGCAAATGATAAATTTGACCAAGTTAAAGTTTACAAATCAGAATTTACACCAATGGCAGACGCCCTACTAGATCATAAAACCACCACCGCTTTAAAGCTTGTTTGTGCAGGAAATGATGAAAAAGTCGTCGGTTGTCATATCATGGGCCATGGTGCAGATGAAATGCTACAAGGTTTTGCAGTGGCAATCAAAATGGGGGCGACTAAAAAACAGTTTGATGACACAGTGGCGATTCACCCATCAAGTGCGGAAGAATTAGTGACAATGAGATAA
- the prfB gene encoding peptide chain release factor 2, whose amino-acid sequence MELSPTYQKINDLLERSSLLSAHLELEEKQGRLEEVLLEMENPELWSNPEQAQKLSQEKIKLENICQTFERADNILEDATELLDMAQAEEDEETALSVQEDLASTEVAIAKLEFERMFDGDLDANSAYLDIQSGSGGTEAQDWAEMVLRMYLRWGEKHKFKVTLMEASAGEVAGIKSATIHMQGEYAYGWLRSEIGIHRLVRKSPFNANGKRHTSFCSVFVSPEVDDNIDIDINKTDIRIDTYRASGAGGQHVNKTDSAVRITHLPTNTVVQCQDGRSQHANKDQAMKQLKSKLYELEIQKRNSESQELEDAKSDIGWGHQIRSYVLDQSRIKDLRTGVESSNTGDVLDGNLDKFIEASLKAGY is encoded by the coding sequence ATGGAGCTATCACCCACTTACCAAAAAATTAACGACCTACTTGAAAGGTCTAGTCTACTTTCTGCACACTTAGAGCTTGAGGAAAAGCAAGGTCGCTTAGAAGAAGTGCTATTGGAAATGGAAAATCCTGAGCTTTGGTCAAACCCTGAGCAGGCGCAAAAATTAAGCCAAGAAAAGATTAAGTTAGAAAATATTTGCCAAACATTCGAACGTGCAGACAATATTTTAGAGGATGCTACAGAATTACTAGACATGGCGCAAGCTGAAGAGGATGAAGAAACTGCTTTGAGCGTTCAAGAAGATTTAGCATCTACTGAAGTTGCTATCGCCAAATTAGAATTCGAGCGCATGTTTGATGGCGACTTAGATGCTAATTCAGCTTATCTAGATATTCAATCAGGCTCAGGTGGCACTGAAGCGCAGGATTGGGCAGAAATGGTGTTACGCATGTATTTACGCTGGGGCGAAAAGCACAAATTTAAAGTAACGCTCATGGAAGCTTCAGCAGGTGAAGTAGCTGGCATAAAATCTGCTACCATTCATATGCAGGGCGAATACGCTTACGGCTGGCTTCGTAGCGAAATTGGCATTCATCGATTGGTTCGAAAATCACCTTTTAATGCCAATGGCAAGCGTCATACCTCATTTTGCTCAGTTTTCGTCTCCCCTGAGGTGGATGACAACATCGATATTGACATCAACAAAACTGATATTCGCATTGATACTTATCGCGCTAGTGGCGCAGGTGGTCAGCACGTTAATAAAACAGATTCAGCTGTACGCATTACTCACCTGCCCACTAATACCGTTGTACAATGTCAAGATGGAAGGTCTCAGCATGCCAACAAAGATCAAGCCATGAAGCAGTTAAAATCCAAGCTTTACGAACTTGAAATACAAAAACGTAACAGCGAAAGTCAAGAACTAGAAGATGCTAAATCAGATATTGGCTGGGGACACCAAATTCGCTCTTACGTACTTGACCAATCACGTATTAAAGATTTACGTACCGGTGTTGAGTCTAGTAACACAGGCGATGTACTTGATGGCAATTTAGATAAATTTATTGAAGCCAGTCTTAAGGCTGGTTATTAG
- the rpsO gene encoding 30S ribosomal protein S15 translates to MSIDTQAIIKEYQTTDGDTGSTNVQVALLTARIKHLTEHFQTHKKDHHSRRGLLHLVSQRKKLLTYLRGTNVDAYSDLISRLGLRK, encoded by the coding sequence ATGTCAATTGATACACAAGCAATTATCAAAGAATACCAAACTACTGATGGAGACACAGGCTCTACTAATGTGCAAGTCGCTTTATTAACAGCTCGCATTAAGCATTTAACTGAGCATTTCCAAACACATAAAAAAGACCACCATTCAAGAAGAGGCCTTTTGCATTTAGTTTCTCAACGTAAAAAATTACTGACATACCTTAGAGGTACAAACGTGGATGCATACTCTGATTTAATTTCACGTCTAGGTCTGAGAAAATAA
- a CDS encoding lipid A biosynthesis acyltransferase translates to MNNRQFYHPKFLPTWLLIGLMKLGAKLPFKVQIIIGKTMGLALYPLLKRFRKIAFINISRCFPDKNKSEVEALVRQNFEALGVSIFETANAYFATDKKITALLSIENEHHLTQAIDNDQSIILLAAHFMPLMLGSRALLLKHHIANIYRPQNNALFDEVMRKGFVDNGATMIKTKDTKSMLKAIKNKLPIWYAPDQDLGMEKCIFAPFFNIQTATVSATARLAKGKNTVVIPYFFIRTESGYNMRFEAPIQNYPDADAGISATITNQILEAQILQYPEQYLWIHKRFKTRPKGERDFY, encoded by the coding sequence ATGAATAACCGACAATTTTATCATCCTAAATTTCTACCAACCTGGCTACTCATCGGCTTGATGAAGCTCGGTGCCAAATTGCCTTTCAAAGTTCAAATCATTATTGGAAAAACAATGGGTCTGGCCTTGTACCCTCTGCTTAAACGCTTCAGGAAAATTGCCTTTATTAACATCTCACGCTGTTTTCCTGACAAAAATAAATCAGAAGTCGAGGCACTTGTCCGACAAAATTTTGAAGCCCTGGGTGTCTCTATTTTTGAAACGGCCAATGCTTATTTTGCAACAGATAAAAAAATCACTGCTCTACTAAGTATTGAAAACGAGCACCACTTAACTCAGGCAATTGACAATGATCAAAGTATTATTTTATTAGCAGCTCATTTTATGCCGTTGATGCTAGGCTCTCGCGCGCTACTACTCAAACATCATATCGCTAATATTTACCGACCTCAAAACAACGCTTTATTCGATGAGGTGATGCGCAAAGGCTTTGTTGATAATGGTGCCACCATGATTAAAACCAAAGACACCAAATCCATGCTTAAGGCCATTAAAAATAAACTGCCAATTTGGTATGCGCCTGACCAAGATTTAGGCATGGAAAAGTGCATATTTGCACCTTTTTTTAACATTCAGACTGCCACTGTCTCTGCCACTGCGCGTTTGGCTAAAGGCAAAAATACTGTCGTTATTCCCTACTTTTTTATTCGCACCGAGTCAGGCTATAATATGCGCTTTGAAGCGCCAATTCAAAACTACCCTGATGCGGATGCTGGCATAAGTGCAACCATAACCAATCAAATTCTAGAAGCTCAAATTTTGCAATATCCTGAGCAGTATTTATGGATACACAAGCGTTTCAAAACTCGCCCTAAAGGTGAGCGTGATTTTTATTAA
- the dnaG gene encoding DNA primase: MPYISQSFIDDLPNQVDIVDLINKRVPLKKSGSDYRAPCPFHGGKNRNFAVNAHKQFYHCFKCGESGGAISFIQKFDNLDFVEAIETIANECGLTIEYDSNTNPVDPRIERYRALSKKVGEFYMAQLRTSPAKAKAVDYAKSRGISGEIAKRFELGFATPSNKDLLLHFEGNEQEVADLKTLGLVKEGQYGDYDFFRDRLMFPIHNTKGNIIAFGGRAFDKDAKAKYLNSSESVIFSKSRELYGLYHARKNSRSMDYMLVVEGYMDVVALHQAGITKVVATLGTATSTEHLQILIRTTNTIVFCFDGDDAGRAAAWKALKITLSVIKAGATFKFLFLPDGEDPDSLVKKESAKAFEQRIAKAQTLSQFLFTHLQAEVDFDTIEGKTLFLEKATGLIKSVNYEAYQQQLLEGLAQVVDQNIDQVRSIAEQQAPPTQEPPPVYVDMEVDYENLDEVDMSSFTDDSGHSQPMRKPVVKRSNMKALMSKMITLLLNYPTLADSTIEVRVRTIENSQVLLELVRSAQMDEDISQTELIKPFQDKQGIFDRLKQLCTLEPRLSEIQAREEFLAILTAIENQQKSEQIKSSIHHAHTLEDQQKIMQGILKGKRKT, encoded by the coding sequence ATGCCTTATATTAGTCAGAGCTTTATTGACGATCTTCCTAATCAAGTCGACATCGTTGATTTGATCAATAAACGCGTGCCACTTAAAAAATCTGGCAGTGATTATCGTGCGCCCTGTCCATTTCACGGAGGTAAAAATCGTAATTTCGCCGTGAATGCTCATAAGCAATTTTATCATTGTTTTAAGTGTGGCGAGAGTGGCGGTGCCATTAGTTTTATTCAAAAATTTGACAACTTAGACTTCGTGGAAGCGATTGAAACCATTGCTAACGAATGCGGACTTACCATTGAGTACGATTCTAATACCAATCCGGTTGACCCAAGGATTGAGCGCTATCGAGCATTGTCCAAAAAAGTGGGTGAATTTTATATGGCACAATTGCGTACTTCTCCAGCTAAAGCTAAAGCAGTAGATTATGCTAAATCTAGAGGTATTAGTGGCGAAATTGCCAAGCGTTTTGAGCTGGGATTTGCCACACCAAGTAACAAAGATTTGCTGTTGCATTTTGAAGGTAATGAGCAAGAAGTAGCTGATTTAAAAACACTGGGCTTGGTTAAAGAAGGTCAGTATGGAGATTACGACTTCTTTCGTGATCGCCTAATGTTTCCGATTCATAATACCAAAGGTAATATTATTGCTTTTGGCGGTAGGGCGTTTGATAAAGACGCAAAGGCCAAATATCTTAACTCTTCTGAAAGTGTTATTTTTTCCAAATCAAGAGAATTATACGGCTTATACCATGCGCGCAAAAATTCCAGATCTATGGATTATATGCTGGTGGTGGAAGGTTATATGGATGTGGTGGCATTGCATCAGGCAGGCATTACTAAAGTTGTTGCCACGCTTGGTACGGCGACCAGTACCGAGCATTTGCAAATTTTAATACGTACGACCAATACCATTGTGTTTTGTTTTGATGGTGATGATGCGGGTCGTGCAGCAGCCTGGAAGGCTTTAAAAATTACCCTATCCGTCATAAAAGCAGGCGCAACATTCAAGTTTTTATTTTTACCAGATGGAGAGGATCCAGATTCTTTGGTGAAAAAAGAGTCAGCCAAGGCTTTTGAGCAACGCATTGCCAAAGCTCAGACTTTATCTCAATTTTTGTTCACGCATCTCCAAGCAGAAGTCGATTTTGATACCATTGAAGGCAAGACCTTATTTTTAGAAAAGGCGACAGGATTGATAAAATCGGTTAATTATGAGGCCTATCAACAACAATTGCTAGAGGGCTTAGCTCAAGTGGTGGATCAAAATATTGACCAAGTGCGATCCATTGCTGAACAGCAAGCACCACCAACACAAGAGCCGCCGCCCGTTTATGTAGATATGGAAGTAGACTATGAAAATCTAGATGAGGTTGATATGTCTAGCTTTACAGATGATAGTGGACATTCACAGCCCATGCGCAAGCCTGTTGTTAAGCGTTCCAACATGAAAGCATTGATGTCTAAAATGATTACTTTGCTATTAAATTATCCAACATTGGCTGATTCAACGATTGAGGTTAGGGTGCGTACCATCGAGAATTCACAAGTGCTTTTAGAGTTGGTTAGATCGGCGCAAATGGATGAGGATATTTCCCAAACTGAACTAATTAAACCTTTTCAAGATAAGCAAGGGATTTTTGATCGACTTAAGCAATTGTGTACGTTAGAGCCTCGTTTGAGCGAGATTCAGGCTCGTGAAGAATTTTTAGCTATTTTAACTGCTATAGAAAATCAGCAAAAATCGGAGCAAATTAAATCTTCTATTCATCATGCGCATACTTTAGAAGATCAACAAAAAATTATGCAAGGCATTCTTAAAGGTAAGCGCAAAACCTAA
- a CDS encoding peptidoglycan D,D-transpeptidase FtsI family protein: MKIPFLKKFPGLEKVQGYWRRQGFVKFIFTALFAIFSYQAISISNTHKPGLSVQERAHNQANKLQTNTARRGDILDRNGNILASSRLLKRVILDPMLIDPAFIPGLAQALNMNEEKLSTLLAKKRAIKSRYLPIKKNITLTDPILENLIAFKKQRVRVCIKKPGHAKISLTDKILNAINWQSVTGEKIMINRCSKKRIGQAVVLRQDTQRYYPKSASMAPLLGRVNSENKGGSGIEAEFENVLAGVDGKNHLNFLKKSSKAYFNPQVTAQLLHGQNIELTIDTDIQYHAYAAIKKSVLKHEANSGSAIILSPNGEVLAMVNYPADDPNDKSLYNPSHYRNRVLSDKVEPGSTMKPFTMLLALDQGKISAEDGELIDVSKSIGHLKTNREVRKYGDAITVKKILQKSHNLGTVNVSERLSKEAMYNTWNKLGFSHPLGLIPSIENSGSLRHYSSWGMMDKRTLSFGYGPMNTNLAQLARAYLVFANQGAMPSLKLIKNMVYNEEKVQIFNKKSTDKIAELLDSVASNDGSGYWSSIKGYSIAGKTGTAEMSINGSYDKNGAQRTFFAGFVPVKKPKYIMLVRLDHPKKCYSKGKKKLKRNCQGSNSAAIVFNETMKHILTNDKSIKMSLR, encoded by the coding sequence ATGAAAATCCCTTTTCTAAAAAAATTTCCCGGCCTTGAAAAAGTTCAAGGATATTGGCGTCGACAGGGGTTTGTAAAATTTATATTTACCGCTTTATTTGCTATTTTTTCTTATCAAGCTATTTCCATTTCCAATACCCATAAACCTGGATTATCTGTGCAAGAACGCGCGCACAACCAAGCCAACAAACTACAAACCAACACCGCTAGACGCGGGGATATTCTAGATCGAAATGGCAACATATTGGCCAGCTCTAGACTGCTAAAACGGGTGATATTAGATCCCATGCTGATTGATCCAGCTTTTATCCCTGGCTTGGCACAAGCACTCAATATGAATGAGGAAAAACTCAGCACACTGCTTGCTAAAAAAAGAGCGATAAAATCACGCTACCTACCGATTAAGAAAAACATCACCCTCACCGACCCTATTCTTGAAAACCTGATTGCTTTTAAAAAACAAAGAGTACGAGTATGCATTAAAAAACCAGGTCATGCCAAAATCAGCTTAACCGATAAAATACTGAACGCTATTAATTGGCAATCGGTAACGGGTGAAAAAATAATGATTAACCGTTGCTCAAAAAAGAGAATTGGACAGGCAGTTGTTTTAAGACAAGACACGCAAAGATACTATCCTAAGTCTGCTTCCATGGCACCTCTGTTGGGTCGTGTTAATTCAGAAAATAAAGGTGGATCAGGCATCGAGGCAGAGTTTGAAAATGTTCTGGCTGGTGTAGATGGTAAAAACCATTTAAACTTTTTAAAAAAGAGCAGTAAGGCTTATTTCAATCCACAGGTGACGGCTCAGCTATTACATGGGCAAAATATCGAGCTAACAATTGATACCGATATCCAATACCATGCTTATGCAGCGATTAAAAAATCGGTTTTAAAACATGAGGCTAACTCAGGATCGGCCATTATTCTATCGCCTAATGGCGAGGTGTTAGCCATGGTCAACTACCCTGCTGATGACCCTAATGATAAGAGTTTGTACAATCCGAGTCATTATCGTAATCGCGTATTATCTGACAAAGTAGAGCCAGGCTCTACTATGAAACCCTTCACCATGCTTTTGGCACTTGACCAGGGCAAAATTAGCGCAGAAGATGGTGAGCTGATTGATGTCAGCAAGTCAATCGGGCACCTTAAAACCAATCGGGAAGTAAGGAAATATGGTGACGCTATTACTGTGAAAAAGATCCTGCAAAAATCTCATAACTTAGGCACTGTTAACGTCTCTGAGCGTCTTAGCAAAGAAGCCATGTATAACACTTGGAATAAGCTTGGATTTAGCCATCCTCTGGGCTTAATTCCAAGTATTGAAAATTCAGGATCGCTTAGGCATTATTCATCGTGGGGAATGATGGACAAGCGTACACTTTCCTTCGGATACGGCCCCATGAATACCAACCTAGCTCAGCTTGCTAGAGCCTACCTTGTCTTTGCCAATCAGGGTGCAATGCCCAGTTTAAAGCTGATTAAAAACATGGTTTATAATGAAGAAAAAGTGCAAATTTTTAATAAAAAATCAACTGATAAAATAGCAGAATTACTAGACAGTGTTGCCTCTAATGATGGCTCTGGCTATTGGTCAAGTATTAAGGGCTATAGTATTGCGGGAAAAACCGGTACTGCAGAGATGAGTATCAACGGCTCTTATGATAAAAATGGCGCTCAGCGTACCTTCTTTGCAGGCTTTGTACCAGTTAAAAAACCGAAATATATTATGCTGGTGAGGTTAGATCACCCTAAAAAATGCTATTCAAAGGGTAAGAAAAAATTGAAAAGAAATTGTCAAGGATCCAACTCAGCTGCCATTGTTTTTAACGAAACCATGAAACACATTCTAACCAATGACAAGTCAATTAAAATGAGTCTAAGATAA
- a CDS encoding cell division protein FtsL, giving the protein MPAAINKLQLNLVLLFAIVALSLLSIVWHHQTYTLYKQIKRATTQQHQMMALNKQLLSEHSQIMSGDEIKVHAINQLKMKEPEPGDFGRWFKGNLSL; this is encoded by the coding sequence ATGCCAGCAGCCATAAACAAGCTTCAACTTAATCTTGTGCTACTCTTTGCTATAGTTGCTTTAAGTTTGTTAAGTATTGTTTGGCATCATCAAACCTATACACTTTATAAACAGATTAAGCGTGCCACCACCCAGCAGCATCAAATGATGGCGCTAAACAAACAACTCTTAAGTGAACACTCTCAAATTATGAGTGGCGATGAAATTAAAGTGCACGCGATCAATCAGCTAAAAATGAAAGAGCCTGAGCCGGGTGATTTTGGCAGATGGTTTAAGGGTAATTTGTCATTATGA
- the rsmH gene encoding 16S rRNA (cytosine(1402)-N(4))-methyltransferase RsmH, whose product MSSNHHQSVMFNESIDALDLIEHGIYIDATFGRGGHSQGILDRLGDQAQLIAFDQDLSAIEYAKDKFNDPRLTLIHSPFSQMHTAIEALGLSGKINGILMDLGVSSPQLDNADRGFSFQTEGPLDMRMNQTTGLSAAQWLAQANEEEIANVIYQFGDEKKSRHIASRIKKFQLEQSLETTLQLANLVSEVVRGQKKKHPATRTFQAIRIFINQELKQLTETLEHSKDVLSNNGRLSIISFHSIEDRIVKRFIQKNSRQKPLPKGLPVANQALEKMPFKDLGKQFASKDEVKHNKRSRSAILRVAVKN is encoded by the coding sequence ATGAGCTCAAATCATCATCAATCGGTTATGTTTAATGAATCGATTGATGCGCTTGATTTAATCGAACATGGTATTTATATTGATGCGACTTTTGGACGTGGTGGCCATTCTCAGGGGATTTTAGATCGACTGGGTGATCAGGCTCAACTGATTGCTTTTGACCAAGATTTAAGCGCCATTGAATACGCTAAAGATAAATTTAATGACCCTCGATTAACCCTAATTCACAGTCCTTTTTCACAAATGCACACCGCGATTGAAGCCCTCGGACTTAGCGGAAAAATTAACGGAATTTTGATGGACTTAGGCGTCTCTTCGCCACAACTTGACAACGCCGATCGAGGTTTTAGCTTTCAAACTGAAGGCCCCTTGGATATGCGCATGAATCAAACCACAGGATTAAGTGCGGCGCAATGGTTAGCACAGGCTAATGAAGAAGAAATTGCCAATGTGATTTATCAATTTGGTGATGAAAAAAAATCTCGTCATATCGCTTCTAGAATTAAAAAATTTCAATTAGAGCAATCATTAGAGACCACTTTACAATTGGCCAATCTTGTTAGTGAAGTGGTCAGAGGTCAAAAGAAAAAACACCCCGCCACACGAACTTTCCAAGCGATTCGAATTTTTATCAATCAAGAGCTTAAACAGCTTACAGAGACGTTAGAGCATTCTAAAGACGTTCTAAGTAACAATGGCAGATTATCTATTATCAGTTTTCACTCGATTGAAGACCGTATTGTAAAGCGTTTTATTCAGAAAAATTCACGACAAAAGCCCCTGCCTAAAGGCTTGCCAGTGGCTAATCAAGCATTAGAAAAAATGCCGTTTAAGGATCTAGGTAAACAATTTGCTAGTAAAGACGAAGTAAAACACAATAAACGTTCACGTAGCGCTATCTTAAGGGTTGCGGTGAAAAACTGA
- the mraZ gene encoding division/cell wall cluster transcriptional repressor MraZ, translating into MFRGVHNLTVDAKGRIKVPTRHQVQIDSICAGQMVLSIHPDDPCLLLYPLKDWQALEEKVSALPSLNIHTKRLKRKLIGHATDCELDKAARILIPSALRDYANIGKKIILSGQGHNFELWDEDTWNEQLNNLEALSKKEEIPIEISQLSL; encoded by the coding sequence ATGTTTAGAGGTGTACACAATTTAACAGTCGATGCAAAGGGGCGAATAAAAGTCCCCACGCGTCATCAGGTTCAGATCGATAGTATTTGCGCCGGACAGATGGTACTTAGTATTCATCCTGATGATCCATGTTTATTGTTATACCCCTTAAAAGATTGGCAAGCGCTGGAAGAAAAAGTCAGCGCCCTGCCTTCTTTAAATATCCATACCAAACGCTTAAAGCGCAAGCTCATTGGACATGCAACAGATTGTGAGCTAGACAAAGCAGCGCGCATCTTAATCCCTAGTGCTTTGCGAGACTATGCAAACATTGGCAAAAAAATTATTCTCAGTGGCCAAGGTCACAATTTTGAACTCTGGGATGAAGATACTTGGAATGAGCAGCTTAACAACCTAGAAGCGTTAAGCAAAAAGGAAGAAATCCCAATAGAAATTTCTCAATTATCGTTATGA